From the genome of Bosea sp. Tri-49, one region includes:
- a CDS encoding heme o synthase: MSAAFDQIPQADDGVSLSSTGEARDFFELLKPRVMFLVVVTALGGMVAAPGTVNPVIGFAALLAIAVGAGASGCLNMWWDADIDAVMARTAGRPIPAGRILPSEALAFGLTLSVGSVLVLGLVANLLSAAMLAFTIFFYAVIYSMWLKRATPQNIVIGGAAGAFPPMIGEAVVTGDFGLTSIVLFAIIFLWTPPHFWALALVKSDDYARAGIPMLPNVAGPAATRRQIVAYTLVLAPVAVLPALMGFGGLIYLVVSVVTGLAMIGLSLRVLRVTEGEAANKAAYALFGFSILYLFLLFAVLLAENGLGLMWALPKVLG, from the coding sequence ATGTCTGCTGCCTTCGATCAGATCCCCCAGGCTGACGACGGAGTCTCGCTGAGTTCCACCGGCGAGGCGCGCGACTTCTTCGAACTGCTCAAGCCGCGGGTGATGTTCCTCGTCGTGGTGACGGCGCTCGGCGGCATGGTTGCGGCGCCGGGTACGGTCAATCCGGTGATCGGCTTTGCCGCGCTGCTGGCGATCGCAGTCGGCGCCGGCGCCTCGGGCTGCCTCAACATGTGGTGGGATGCCGACATCGACGCGGTGATGGCGCGCACCGCCGGTCGGCCGATCCCCGCCGGGCGCATCCTGCCTTCCGAAGCGCTCGCCTTCGGGCTCACGCTCTCCGTCGGCTCGGTGCTGGTCCTCGGCCTCGTCGCCAACCTGCTCTCGGCGGCGATGCTCGCTTTCACGATCTTCTTCTACGCCGTCATCTATTCGATGTGGCTGAAGCGGGCGACGCCGCAGAACATCGTCATCGGAGGCGCTGCCGGTGCCTTCCCGCCGATGATCGGCGAAGCCGTGGTCACCGGCGATTTCGGCCTGACCTCGATCGTGCTCTTCGCGATCATCTTCCTGTGGACGCCACCGCATTTTTGGGCGCTGGCCCTGGTGAAGTCCGACGACTATGCCCGCGCCGGCATCCCGATGCTGCCGAACGTTGCCGGCCCCGCTGCCACGCGTCGCCAGATCGTCGCCTATACGCTGGTGCTGGCCCCGGTCGCAGTGCTGCCGGCGCTGATGGGCTTCGGCGGGCTGATCTATCTCGTTGTCTCGGTGGTGACCGGGCTCGCCATGATCGGGCTGTCGCTGCGGGTGCTGCGGGTCACTGAAGGCGAAGCTGCCAACAAGGCGGCCTATGCCCTGTTCGGCTTCTCGATCCTCTATCTCTTCCTGCTCTTCGCCGTGCTGCTGGCCGAGAACGGCCTTGGCCTGATGTGGGCCCTGCCCAAGGTGTTGGGATGA
- a CDS encoding cytochrome c oxidase assembly protein gives MLAMTGLSFAAVPLYNLFCKVTGFGGTPMVGTAATGKTSERIVSVAFDANVAPALGWRFEAEKTEIKAQVGVTQTVFYKITNTSSRPMTGIATYNVQPNQSGAYFVKIQCFCFTETTLQPGETLEAPVVFYIDPEIELNRELASLKSITLSYTYFPSKNGQPVAESKGDGNQPKL, from the coding sequence GTGCTCGCTATGACCGGGCTCTCCTTCGCCGCGGTGCCGCTCTACAACCTCTTCTGCAAGGTCACCGGTTTTGGCGGCACGCCGATGGTCGGCACCGCCGCCACCGGCAAGACCAGCGAGCGGATCGTCTCGGTCGCCTTCGACGCCAATGTCGCCCCGGCTTTGGGCTGGCGCTTCGAGGCGGAGAAGACGGAGATCAAGGCGCAGGTCGGCGTGACGCAGACGGTGTTCTACAAGATCACCAACACGTCCTCGCGGCCGATGACCGGCATCGCGACCTATAATGTCCAGCCGAACCAGTCGGGCGCCTATTTCGTCAAGATCCAGTGCTTCTGCTTCACTGAGACGACGCTGCAGCCCGGTGAGACCCTGGAAGCGCCGGTGGTGTTCTACATCGATCCCGAGATCGAGTTGAACCGCGAGCTCGCCAGCCTGAAATCGATCACCCTGTCCTACACCTACTTCCCGTCGAAGAACGGGCAGCCGGTCGCGGAAAGCAAGGGTGACGGCAACCAACCGAAACTATAA
- a CDS encoding cytochrome c oxidase subunit 3 produces MAGAHTKNHDYHLVDPSPWPIVGAASATIMAIGAVMWMKSLPLLGMNIGPLVFGVGLLGVLYTMLAWWMDVTREAEREGHHTRVVQLHHRYGMMMFIASEVMFFVAWFWAYFDASLFTGEHIQFARAEFTGGHWPPKGIETFDPWHLPLLNTLILLTSGTTVTWAHYALIQGDRKSLKQALWLTVILGILFTACQGYEYAHAAFAFKGNIYGATFFMATGFHGFHVIIGTIFLAICLWRVYLGHFKPDQHLGFEFAAWYWHFVDVVWLFLFASIYVWGSGTPAAH; encoded by the coding sequence ATGGCCGGGGCTCACACCAAGAACCACGACTACCACCTCGTCGATCCGAGCCCGTGGCCGATCGTCGGCGCCGCCAGCGCGACCATCATGGCGATCGGCGCGGTGATGTGGATGAAGTCGCTGCCGCTGCTCGGCATGAACATCGGCCCGCTGGTGTTCGGCGTCGGCCTGCTCGGCGTGCTCTACACCATGCTCGCCTGGTGGATGGACGTGACCCGCGAGGCCGAGCGCGAGGGCCATCACACCCGCGTGGTGCAGCTGCATCACCGCTACGGCATGATGATGTTCATCGCCTCCGAGGTGATGTTCTTCGTCGCCTGGTTCTGGGCCTATTTCGACGCGAGCCTGTTCACCGGCGAGCACATCCAGTTCGCCCGCGCCGAGTTCACTGGCGGGCATTGGCCGCCGAAGGGCATCGAGACCTTCGATCCCTGGCACCTGCCGCTGCTCAACACGCTGATCCTGCTGACCTCAGGCACGACCGTGACCTGGGCGCACTATGCCTTGATCCAGGGCGACCGGAAGAGCCTGAAGCAGGCCCTGTGGCTGACCGTGATCCTCGGCATCCTGTTCACCGCCTGCCAGGGCTACGAGTACGCGCACGCCGCCTTCGCCTTCAAGGGCAACATCTACGGCGCGACCTTCTTCATGGCGACAGGCTTCCACGGTTTCCATGTCATCATCGGCACGATCTTCCTGGCGATCTGCCTGTGGCGCGTCTATCTCGGCCATTTCAAGCCGGACCAGCATCTCGGCTTCGAGTTCGCCGCCTGGTACTGGCACTTCGTCGACGTGGTCTGGCTGTTCCTGTTCGCCTCGATCTATGTCTGGGGCTCCGGCACACCCGCGGCTCACTGA